The DNA segment gtcCATCATTTTGAGATTTTGATTGTGAGTACAGCacttacaaacacacacattttttgGATCCTTTCAAGTCACTCTTGATTCCAGGATATTACATGGTCAAGTCCATGCTGCTGCGTTGCATCATCTTCCGAAGTGATCTgtgattgcttccttcctagagcTGGTAGGATACAGCCAGTATAAAAGGACGTATCATAGCAATACAGCTCCTCATTAGTGGAATACAAGCAATTCTTAACAGGAAACCATGACACTCAGCAAGCCCTACAGATTTTCTGTCTGCTAgaacaaaagctggctggggaattctgggagttgaagtccaccaggattaaagttgccaaggttggagacccctgtgctagaatgTGTGGGGAAGAAGGTAAAAGTCATTTAAATGTTTCATAATTGGGAGAAGTTTGGATAGAAAGTGATAATTAGACAATAGAAGCATAACACCCAGAAATGGCACTCCGATCCTATAACaattacttaccgtatatactcgagtataagccgagtttttcagcacattttttgtgctgaaaaacgtcccctcggcttatactcaagttttgtttttttttaagcctcggcttatactcaagttttttttttaagcctcggcttatactcaagtttttttttttaagcctcggcttatactcaagttttttttttctttttcacattttaccggactgaagccctgccggtgcagtgagaggcgggcggggaaccgccagccttctcagctgaggaggaggtttccccaaccggtaggtgcctcatttcccaccctcggcttatactcgagtccccagtttaccccagtttttggggtaaaattggggacctcggcttatactcggatcggcttatattcgagtatatacggtatttattcaTACCAAATCTGCCCACTTCTGTAGGCTTCAACCTGTTTTAGCACTGGAGTTGAatagaaggggtctccaaccttagcaactttaagacttgtggactttaactttgggagttgaagtccacaagtcttaaagttgccaaccttGAAGATCCCTGGAATAGACAAATTCTAAACATGCATGAAAATACATCTTTTGCCTCAGTTTTAATTCAAAAACTGCTTCAGTTTTCTTCCTTAGCAGCAGTACTACTGGTTTCAGCAGATTTAAAATGAAGGATAAATCAATGTTAATTCCACTGAACAAATTAGAATATGGCAGATCGACAAAGCAATCCAACACATGTATACTAAGAATATCCCACTGAATTCAATGGATTTATTCATTAATAGGAATGCAGGATTATAACCTAAAATGTCTTTCAATTGTATCTTGGAAAATCAAAAATGTGATTTTATCACGACAGGCAGACTATACATATTTCTGGAAAAAATAGTCTTATGTGCAGCGAACTAACTATTAATATTAACTTGTATTAATATTTTTGAAGAGTTTATGTCAAATTCATAGTTACCTGTATGCCACCATTTCACATTCTGGTGTAGGCCAATTCAAAATGGCAGAATGCTATAAAACAAAGAAAGTAATGTTATTGTAAAGGTTTACAAAGTAActcagaaaaaaggaagaaatatttttcagtCACATCTATACCAGTTCATCAAGGAGTGAGGCTCTCTGGTTGCGACTTAATGTCCAGGCTTGTTCTCCTCGGGATATTAAATGAGCAATAATCCCAGCTGCAAAGTAACTGACTTCCACCTCAACACTGTGCAACAACTTGCTGATGTGGTCTATGAAGTCTTCCCACATTAGCTCAGAATGGAGTTCTTTAACCTCTGCAATATTgttctaagtaaaaaaaaaaaaaaagaggaagaaattttAGTACAAATGGTCCTAACTAATTAAGCTGCTTTTCCAGATGTTTCTGAAAAACTACTAATGCGGACATGGGGTTTGACTTTCTGTCCTACTTTCTGGAACAGTTTTCTCAACATGAGTCATTAGATTGGGCATGCTGACTGAATTCCAATCTACTGTACTGCATTTTGAGGACGATGGGTTAGAGAAGACTGTCCTCAAAGCTGCCCTGATACTGATGGAAATAGGATGCTAGTCTAAATTATTGATTGAGTCAACAGAGTTGTGTTCTAATGCTAACACTTAAGATGAAATAAATAGAGATTGTGAAGGAACAGGGTTGGTCTGACTGGACCCAAAGTTAAtagaatggaattaaaaataatgtaTTCCAAGTACAGTAGTGAAGAATGTTAGAGGGAGTAGGAAAGAAGATAATAGGGAAAACAAACATTGCCGACATCCaggttaaaaaaattctattcttttcatctTACCAAAAGACCAAGAACTTTCTGTTGGATAGAAGACTCTGAAGGAAAAGACTGTAAATTAAAAGAATAGACAACCATTAGTAAGTGATAATATTTTGCTAATATTGGATAATAAGCAGATTACATTCTCAGAGAAGTCTACAACATTAAAACGATTATTTTGGCAGTACAGGATCAACTTTCAGTCACTGCTATCCAAAGCAGGATGATTGAGTCAGAGGAAGTATACGAAAGGACTTTTTAATTCTTTCAACAAGAGGCAGGTCTCATTGTTTTGTGAGCTGAGCTGAGAGAAGAGTCAAGATTTCTATGGACAATCttagttataggtagtcctcgatttacatttagtgactgttcgaagttacaacagcaatgaaaaaagtgattgatgaccatttttcactcttatgactattgcagcatccccagggtcatatgatcaaaattcagatgctcggcaactgactcatatttatgacgattgcatgttctggagtcacatgatcaccttttgcaaccttctgacaagcaaagtcaatggggaagccggattcgcttaaaaaCCCTGTTACTGAttcgacaactgcagtgattcacttaaccattgtgccaagaaaggtagtaaaatgggacaaaattcacttaacaactgtctcacttagcaacagaaattttaggctcaattgtggtcctatgccaaggactatctgtaattggtTTGAGGACTGCTGCTTGTGAAAATAAGAAGCCTATCACAAGTATACAGCATGACTTCAAAATTACAAAGTTCATTATCTCCATAAAGAAACTGAGGTAAACCAATACAATAATAGCTATACAGATGTTGACATATATCTTTCAGTTCCCACCTCCAAAACTTTCATGAAGAGTTCCAGCCCTTGATTTTCAATAAAGTGCCGACACGTGGTTGGAGACTCATCAGTGAGATTCCAAAGTGCACTCAGCGTAAACTTAAGTGTAGTGTCCACTACGTTCTGATTTGTTTTTTGCTTCACAATTTGAAGAAGTTGCTGTGGGCGGGGGGGAATAAAGCAATTGATATTGTTGAGTCACTCTTTTCAAATCTCAGATATTTAATGGCATAACAGTCACAATGAGAACATTTCTTTAAGCCCACTACTGTCATAGTCTAAAAATAGtgtttttaaaacttggcaaatttaaatcaTGTGGTCTTAACCCGCGCTGGCTGGGCAATACTGAGAGTCAGATTTGAAAAATACTGgcataaaaaaatgaaagattcCTTTTACTTTTGTCCTAAAATTAAATCACTCTCAACTTATTAGGCAAGGCGTGTTGCATACACATATGGTACGAATGAGGAACATTGCTAAAGTGTCTTTTATTGCAATTTGGCCAGACagctttgattatttatttaaaatgagtAAAATAAAATCTCCAATCAAAGGACCATTACTAGCTTGCTAAGATCATAACCACTTTTAtcacagtttattttttttttgcaaaagatcATTAAATGCTTTGCGTATGAAGTACACGATTGATACACACCTGTGATGCACTACAGTACTTAGGATGGCTGTGTAACAGCATGTgatcaaaaaacaaataaaatcaaacaGATTTCCTTCCTCTCTTGAATTTGAAGCAGTAACAGGGCACATTAATGCTTCAATATTTGGGGGAAAAGGAGGCACAATAGTTGTGTATGCCAAAGtaaccagaattttttttaaaaaaataaacccttCAAGGAGAGGAACATTGAACATTTCCACTTAACACTATTACAGACAGAGATTGAGTTCACACATTATTGAGGCAAAACATGATTTGAAAGGCACAGTggctgggtttatttatttatagaatgcATAAGCTGTGTAAAGAATTTATAACAGTTCGTGCAACATCCCATCCCAAATCAAATAAACCACATCCTTTTATTATGTCAACTCAGTCAATATTAGCATTTCAGTCATTTCAAATCGTTCTAATTGCTTACCCTGACAATGAAGAGCTCTGCCCCAAGCTGAGCTGTTTGTTCTGTTGAAAGCtttaaataacaaacaaacaaacaaacagagtaGTGTCAGATCACTGTTGGTAAGACTTGGAAATTAAGGCTAAAATGGCGAAGCACCAAAATCTCACACCTTTGCAGCAAGAATGGAAATAATAGCCACTGCCATCCTCTGCATGTTTTGATCTTCATGATTACATAGCCATTGCATGACAAGTTTAGCTGCTTCaaacctggggaaaaaaaacataggcAGAAAATTAACAAATCTTGACAATGGGCAAATAAAAACCTCCAGCTACCACATTTCAGCCCAAAGGAATATAGCAATGTACAACAGAACCATAATAAAACCTTCAGCTGGCGTCAGCTATTTAAAGAGAGCAAAACAATTTCTACTTCTTGACAGATTGGCCACTTTGGGCCAGTAATATGTCTTTCTGTctatccattttttattttcaagatcTAGATTTTAGTACTGGGCTGAGACTGCTAAAGATGCCAATTCATTATTGACCAGTGGTTCCAGGATGAACTTTCTCTATCCTGCAGCACAACATGCACTCATGCATATACTAAGAGCATAGTTTATAAAAGAGGTTGTATTAGTTCCAAGCAATAGCAAACTGCAGTCACTGAAGCATAGCCAAGAGGTTGTTCAATGTCTATAACTATTAGAGAACATATGCAGTTCCTTCTGGTTTCCAAGTCTTTTTTCACCAATGTTCATAGGTTCCTTTGCAAATTAATAGAGTATTTATTTACCTGTTATTAGGACTAGGGTTAGCATCTTGAGTTGCTCGAACATGCaacatttaaaaatgataaatgaataaattaccAACTTCTGTCCTAATATATGCTTAGAAAAATGTTGGCATTTCAGATAAGCGGatgggtgagtggatggatggacggcTAGACAGAAAATCCTTCTATCTATTAGCTATGAATAAGgagaattatttaaaattattcagtAGTGAGATAGAGTGATCAACTGCATTTAGACAGCAATCTTAAAATTCCTTTCTCTTGTCTTCATAAttcgaaaaataaaaacaaacctgTTAAATGGAACATCCTGAAGTATCCTATCACTGCACAATGATAAAAGACAGTTCTTTTGCAGCTgtaagatggggaaaaaaacacagcaaAAATATTTCATATCTAGGACAGGATTTTATTTCTCCCAAATGAATCTTGTAACATATTGATAATTTGCCATTTCTTCTAATGAGTTCATATTATCATTTATGAACAtcgttattttgaaataaaactgaacaaaaatgataaaaatgtgcATATGtgttcataaatatgaatctcttatttgtattttttacacCAGCATTTAGGATGCTTAAAAATATCCATCTGAAGCAACATATATTGTGATATCTACAAATAAGACAGAGGATACAAGTGTGTTTCAAGaaataaagcattaaaatatGCTTAACAGAAGGAAAAACAAGTTTCCTTTATAGGGTAAATTAATTTTAGAGTTAAAAAATTGAGCCCAATCTAAGTTCTTTATGTAAGATACACTAAACTTAATCTACCTGTAGCTACCGCAGTCTCTTCTAAGTAATCACCATAAGAATGATCTTGACAATCccaatttctaatttttattgccTACAACCTGCCACCTCATTTGACTGTGGACAAAGGGTAGTTCAAATGATACCTTAATAGCCCGTTTAGTTCTACAAACCAAACagtacataaaaggtaaaggttctcctcacacatatatgctagtcgttcccaactctagagggcaatgctcatctccgttacaaagccgaagagccagtgctgtccgaagacgtctccatggtcatgtggccagcatgactcacaggctcacagaatgctgttaccttcccaccaaagggaatttttctactagcattttttacgtgctttcgaactgctaggttggcagaagctaggacaagtaacagaagctcaccccattatgcggcactagggatttgaaccgcttaACTGCtgacttttgatcaacaagctcagcatcttagccactgagctaccgctcATAGGACTGGCCAAAGTTTAGGGTTTGGATGAAAGTTAACTTTGTGGTTAATATTAAAGAGAAGTTTCTGACTTATTAATGTCCATGATGAAGAATAAAAAGAGACTATCTGAATCCAGAGGAACAGGGGATAGTTAAGCATTATAACAGAAAAGAATGTACAAGATGTAGGTGAAAGTTCTACTTCAAGATTCTCTTAAAGACTTCTATGACCAGAATTATCAAAAATTGGCAGGCCAGCCTCATGCCATTTTGGGACAGGACATAAATGAAAACTAATGGTAGCCCTATGTAAATTTAAACACAGattgtctatttaaaaaaaaaaacacatcaaaaATGCCTACCCATTTTCCTATTAAAAACCTGTTGGGAAATTAAAGCATTCCCTATGTCTATAGTCCTGTACGCTCCCTTCTAAAAATGTGAAGTGAGATTCCAAGTCATCAAAAAGTTGTCTACTTCTGATGTGGTGCATACTTCGTAACATTTAGAGTAATCGCCACAGAATGCTAATTTGTAAAATGTTTCTGTTTTATGATACATGCAATGTCAACAGTAGAACTGCAAATCCATCAGACACGAGGGAgaccttgctgctctctgagcttggttgttttcttgcagacgtttcattacccaaactaggtaacatcatcactcatgaagttacctagtttgggtaatgaaaccagtcaaacccagagagcaccaaggacccctcatttcaatcctgaggtaTCATTATTCTCCTCTATCATTTCCTTCAGTCATGAACCAATATTGGCTATATTCATAATATATTACACTGAAGCTGCTTAGCTCAATTTTTCTAAAAAGACAATAATCACTTTCATTCCTGTTATAAAATACAagcattttaaaaaccattttaacACCTATCCACACATATTCAAAATCAACAgtatatatcagaggtgggtttcagcaggttctgaccagttctggagaaccggtagcggaaattttgagtagttcaaagaaccggcagtaaaaattctgactggcccttcccccatctattctctgcctcccgagtcccagctgatcgggaggaaatggggattttacagtatccttcctctggagtggggtaggaatggagattttacggcacctttcccctgccacacccatcaagccacactcagaaaactggtagtaaaaaattttgaaacccaccactggtatatatgAAGCGCTTGGTGCATCTATAATTCATctcaaaggattaaaaaaaaatcagtacactGATTCTGCATTTGAAATGCTATGTCTAttacctcaaaaaaaaaattaaatggaaaggcTTACTTGTTGGTGGTTGGGGAAATGCTCCATGGCTTTAAGGAGTAAGTGGGTAACATCTGCTAGGAGCCTAACTGGCATGCCTGCAGCTAAATCTTGTTTTGTCAGGTTAAACACACAGGCACTTGCTGCTAATTGCACAGGCAAATTCAGAGGATGATTTCTCATGCCAACAACTACAAGCTGGAAGGAAGGATCAAGAGAGGAAATTGTGAGCTGGCTTATCATCTACAATGAAAACAGCTACCATATCCAAAGCAGAATTAGTTTAGCATTTCTAAAGTTCTTGAAATTAGCTGGCAGATATTTTACACTCCAATTCACAGATCTACCTTGattattttcaactttttcttttCATGACTAGAGGCAACATGTCAAAAGGCCTAGCCCTTTGCTCTCCTCCATGTTGTTTCCTTCcattttaatattgaaaaaagtGGGCCGAAAAAGGGACCTAGATCTCTCTGGCCTAGGGCAAACTTACGAAATACAACTTTGAACTGTCTCACACAAATTTGTGCGAAAAACCAAAACCCCTCTGAATACTactatttattttacaatataaataataaggtcTATGtctattttattggggtttttttagcaaTTAAACTGACCCATTGGAGGAGACATCAAAAGACTGAGCAGCTCACTCCTATTTTTTGAAGGGAAAGCTCTTTCTCCTACCGGTACATTTTCCTTTCATGCCTACAGGAAAATGCTCACTTCTTACCTTGCTATTTTGCTGTATGTGTTGTACCAATCCATAATGAGAGGCCCTAATTCTATTCACCGTTTTGTCCACTTCACAACATGGAAAGCTAATCGATTTAATTGGTTATCATTTCATTAGACAATTACTGAACAAATAAGATTCCTACTCAACAAATACAGATAGCGCTCTACAGTGTTTTATGGATATGGGCAACGCCTCCTGCTTCTATGCTAAATTTAGCATAACTTATGTAAACATGACGACCACAGTTTCTGAATTGTTGCTAAaatgcttctctttttttctcaccGCTCCAAATCTGCCAGTGCACACATATTCCATGATCTCTGCTTTCCTAAAATCCATCACATTTTGAGATTCCATTGGAGAGATGTCCCATCAGTTTAAATAGTTTTACCTTCAGAATTTCTGGTTTGGTATTTTCCATAAAGTGCGTAAGGCTAAACAGATGAAACAGTGCCTCCCTCACAAAAAATGCCCGCTCGCTGTAACGGCGCAGAGCTTCTGAAATCTGAGTTTCATTTGCTTCTCCAGAAACCTTCAAAATATAGAACACACAAGGTATCAGTTtacaattaggaaaaaaaaatacaggtaacagaaatattttcaaatgatctatttttatttcactatAAGAGAAAAGGCTGGAAGTTATGTATCTTAACTTACTTTTTCTGAATTATTCTTATAAATGCTAAACTTCTGCCAAGCTGACAGAGTTTCCCCAAAATATATTAGGTTTTTCGGATATTCTCCTCTAATATTGTTCATAAATAATTAAACTTTGAACTATTTTCAActataatcattttttttcaagCAATATTCAAgtgtttatattatttttgtgtttattttctcttttttatttatttattttccatgccAGTTTTATCCTCATCATTATATTTAATAAGGCacatcaatgacactatctataAACTGGTCAAACAGTGTATTGGCAAGTCTGCTTTCCGACATGCTGAAAATTCTAAACCAGGAGACAATTTTAGTATGCAGAATACATTACAAATGCAAATGCCAAACAACAGATTCACTGAATATCCCAAAATAATTAGTACTTTTGTATCAGATCAAGCATACTCAAAGTTAACCTGTTTCAGAGtttaacaactagacacaagaacagtttttttcctgaaggccattactctgctaaacaaataattccctcaacaatgtcaaactatttactaaatctgcactactattaatcttctcatcattcccatcaccaatctctttccacttatgactgtatgactgtaactttgttgctggcaatccttatgatttatattgatatattgaccatcaattgtgttgtaaatgttgtaccttgatgaacgtatcttttcttttatgtacactgagagcatacgtaccgagacaaattccttgtgtgtccaatcatacttggccaataaaaaattctattctattctattctataataaattGCTTTTCTAAGAAGTGGTCTGCACATATTTCaataagaaaatatacatttgtgtatatgtgtatctTTATATATACGTATAGAAACAGATCTATATACAATTACAGCAATGTATGTACATCAAAAGTCTTACTTAGGTCAGTGGAATTTATTTCTGAACAGATGTGTAGAGTTGGCCTATCTGCTACATTTAGGAATGATCTCATGACCTGGTTCACACATTGCATTTGTCTGCAATTAGCTTACCATGTGTGAATTCAGCAATTGTGATTTGCAAAGAACATATAATTTAGCTTGTTGTGCTAACCTAGCCCACATAGGCATTGTTTAGAAAAAACTGTGAAAGTGCTGAAACATAagtacaaattattttaaaagatttttaaacgaTTCAACAACACCAGGACTGGCATTACCGTATGAGCAATTTATATTGAATAGGTAACTACTTTTTATCCAGTTTgaaacttaccatattttttggactataagagcacctttttcccccaaaaaagagggtgaaaatctgggtgtgtcttatactccgaatgtagctccacccagcttctcaaacggaggtttcagaggctgcaagaagcttcagaaaagaagcccccaaaca comes from the Ahaetulla prasina isolate Xishuangbanna chromosome 3, ASM2864084v1, whole genome shotgun sequence genome and includes:
- the LOC131195598 gene encoding protein zyg-11 homolog B isoform X2; amino-acid sequence: MRLKRACIRKAKISAVAFWKAFCHHKLVELDATGVNADITITDIISGLGSNKWIQQNLQCLVLNSLTLSLEDPYERCFSQLTGLRALSITNVLFYNEDLADVASLPRLESLDISNTSVTDITAILACKDRLKSLTMHHLKCLKMTTTQILDVIRELKFLNHLDISDDKQFTSDIALRLLEQKDILPNLVSLDISGRKHVTDEAVETFVKQRPLMQFVGLLATDAGYSLFLTGEGNLKVSGEANETQISEALRRYSERAFFVREALFHLFSLTHFMENTKPEILKLVVVGMRNHPLNLPVQLAASACVFNLTKQDLAAGMPVRLLADVTHLLLKAMEHFPNHQQLQKNCLLSLCSDRILQDVPFNRFEAAKLVMQWLCNHEDQNMQRMAVAIISILAAKLSTEQTAQLGAELFIVRQLLQIVKQKTNQNVVDTTLKFTLSALWNLTDESPTTCRHFIENQGLELFMKVLESFPSESSIQQKVLGLLNNIAEVKELHSELMWEDFIDHISKLLHSVEVEVSYFAAGIIAHLISRGEQAWTLSRNQRASLLDELHSAILNWPTPECEMVAYRSFNPFFPLLGCFMTPGVQLWAVWAMQHVCSKNPARYCSMLIEEGGLHHLFNIKENSQTDADVQRIAVSILDSLEKHILRHGRPPPY